One Bdellovibrio bacteriovorus genomic window, CTTCGTGATTCCGCAAAATAAACCTTTGGGTGAATTGATTGCGGAAACCAAGATACCAACCACATTGATTCGCGACGTGCAAATTGAAGAAGGCGATCTGGAAGCCGCCTTCTTAAAACTAGTCAGCAAAAAAGCCGAAACTCAAGGAAGTGTCCTATGACTGGATTTTTAACCATCTTTCAAAGAGAGATTGCGCGCTTTTGCAAAGTGTTGGTGCAAACGATCATCACGCCCTTTGTTTCAAGCTTCTTATATCTTTTAATCTTTGGCGTGTCTTTGGGCGGACAAATGGCGCAACACCAAGGGGTGAGCTATTTGTCATTCTTGATTCCGGGTCTTATGATGATGAGTTTGATTAATAACTCATTTCAAAATTCGTCTTCTTCGATTGTCTCGTCAAAATTTTCTGGCGACTTAGAGGATTTGCGCGTGGCTCCGGTGACCGACAGAGAAATCATCTGGGCCATGAGTCTGGGGTCGGTGGTCCGCGGATCTTTAGTGGCCGTGATCACATATATCGTAGGCTCGTTATTCATGTACTATCAAGATGGCCATCTTTTAGGCATCGCCCATCCCTTAACGACGTTGTTTTTCTTGCTAGTGGCGGGACTGACGTTTGGAATGATTGGTATCAGTGTTGCGTTCTGGGCAACGACCTTTGATCAGCTTTCGGCATTTTCGGCCTTTATTTTACTACCGTTAACGTATTTGGGCGGGGTGTTTCTTTCCATTGAACACTTGCATCCCTTTTGGCAGTCGGTTTCAAAAGTAAATCCGTTATTGTATCTGATTAACGGCCTGCGCTTTGGGATCCTGGGGGTCAGCGACGTGAACGTCTGGACGGCCGGGATTATATCCCTTATCGGCTTTATCTTTTTTTACGTCCTTGCTCACATCAGTTTGAAAAAAGGATCTTTCCAGCGTTGGTAGATCAGGCTTGCGCTTTCAGGTCCCGGTAAGTTTTGCCGTGTTCAGAAGAGCACGATAAAGCGGGGCCTTTTTGTCTCTGAGACATCCGTCTTGTTCGGAAAAACCTGTAACAGTTTACGAATTTTCCGGCTAAGATTTCAGTATCCGAACAAAACACATGGAGGATTTTTGTGAAGGTACTTGTTTCAGGCCTATTCGTGAGCCTTGCCGTTTTAGGTTGCACACATTCAAATGTTCAACCCTCAACACCACCACCGCAAGGTGACGTTCATTATCTAAAACCGGGAGAGCGCCAACCCGCTCAATCTTATGAACTTTTGTGGCATCCGGCGAAGTTTGCCATGGACGTGACTAGGGAGTCTGAAGCTCAAGCCTTTAAAGGACAGATTTCCCAAGAAATGGTGTGGAAACAAGTCGTCACCGATTACACCAGCACCTGGGAAGAAAGAGACGTTGAAGTTCCCGGCATGTGTTCTCGCGTAAACTGTCCTCCGGCTACGGGCGACAGCGCTTTGTGGCAAGCTTACTTTAGCGCAACGACGAAAGAGAAAAAAGCCGATGCCTTAGCTAAAGCTATTGAAGGTATTGGTGAAGTGTCTTCAAAAGCCTTGGTAGAAAAAGGTTATTTCCGCACGAAGCCCCGCAGTTGGACCGAGTTTGAAGCCGAAATAAATCGCGCAGCGCAAGCGGGCGTGATCCGTAAAAACGTGGCAACAATGGTGACGGACAACTATCAATTAGAGAACGTGAACAAGCTGGGCTATAAAAAAGAAGCCTGTACAATGATAAAAAGCCCCTGCACGAAAGTTATTTCTCAACGCGTGGAAAAGCGCACACCGAAAAATAGAACCGTAGAAACTCGCCAAATCGTGCAAAGCATTCCGGTCGAGTTGCGCGTCAATGTCTTGGATGCAAAGCTTTTACCTTGGGAGCGTGACCAACTGTCTATCGCCGTCGATAATGATATGCGCGCTTCGCTAGACGTGAATGGATACAACCGTTATCAAATCGTAAAACAAGAGGTGGGCACGGTGGGCGCCACGCGTGTTTTAAATTTGAATCTGCAAGCAGACAGTCGTGAATTGCGTGATTTACCGGGGAACGTGATTCTTAGCGACCGTTATGAGTTGATTGGTGGTAAAGCGACCTTTACGGTCGAACTAGATCCTAAGTATTTCAACGAAATCAAAAATGATCCTAACGCGCAATTTGAAATCGAATACAACGTGAATACTTGTGAATACGGCTGGAGTGGAACTTGCGGTTTTTCTTCATGGAAAAAGATCAGTTCAACGGTTGCGGTTTTAAATCAACCTAAGATGACGGTGGTGTTAGATGTTCCGGCTAAGCACAAGTCTTA contains:
- a CDS encoding ABC transporter permease, which translates into the protein MTGFLTIFQREIARFCKVLVQTIITPFVSSFLYLLIFGVSLGGQMAQHQGVSYLSFLIPGLMMMSLINNSFQNSSSSIVSSKFSGDLEDLRVAPVTDREIIWAMSLGSVVRGSLVAVITYIVGSLFMYYQDGHLLGIAHPLTTLFFLLVAGLTFGMIGISVAFWATTFDQLSAFSAFILLPLTYLGGVFLSIEHLHPFWQSVSKVNPLLYLINGLRFGILGVSDVNVWTAGIISLIGFIFFYVLAHISLKKGSFQRW